Proteins encoded within one genomic window of Salipaludibacillus agaradhaerens:
- a CDS encoding NuoB/complex I 20 kDa subunit family protein, with product MELRGFQDSEKYDPRMMEDVKKSVFFTKVDQLKAWSRTRSFWPLSFGLACCAIEMMGTGGSRYDFDRFGVIFRASPRHADVMIVAGTVTGKMAPILRTLYDQMPEPKWVISMGSCATCGGPYKEAYSVLNGVDKIVPVDVYVSGCPPTPPALLDGIEKLREKIRLEAKGERVSNT from the coding sequence ATGGAGTTGAGGGGATTTCAGGATTCAGAGAAGTACGATCCGCGTATGATGGAGGATGTGAAAAAAAGTGTTTTCTTTACTAAAGTGGATCAATTAAAGGCGTGGTCCCGGACGAGGTCATTTTGGCCATTGAGTTTCGGGCTTGCTTGTTGTGCCATTGAAATGATGGGAACAGGTGGATCACGTTATGATTTTGATCGGTTTGGGGTTATCTTTAGAGCTTCGCCAAGACATGCTGACGTCATGATTGTAGCGGGAACTGTGACAGGGAAGATGGCGCCTATTTTAAGAACACTATACGATCAAATGCCAGAGCCAAAATGGGTTATTTCCATGGGGTCGTGTGCAACCTGTGGTGGTCCTTACAAGGAGGCTTATAGTGTTTTAAATGGCGTTGATAAGATCGTACCGGTAGATGTGTATGTATCTGGTTGTCCACCAACACCACCGGCACTGTTAGATGGGATTGAAAAGCTTAGAGAAAAAATACGACTGGAAGCAAAGGGAGAGAGGGTGTCAAACACATGA
- the atpA gene encoding F0F1 ATP synthase subunit alpha — MSIRADEISSLLKKQIEGYQSEIEVNDVGTVIRIGDGIAVAHGLQNAMAGELLEFQNGVMGMAQNLEENTVGIIILGPFIDIREGDEVRRTGRIMEVPVGEELLGRVVNPLGQPLDGMGPIETGKTRPIEAQAPGVMDRKSVHEPLQTGIKAIDSLIPIGRGQRELIIGDRQTGKTAIAIDTIINQKNEDMICIYVAIGQKESTVAGVVDTLRQHGALDYTIVVTASASQPAPLLFLAPYAGVTMGEEFMYDGKHVLVIYDDLTKQAAAYRELSLLLKRPPGREAFPGDVFYLHSRLLERAAKLSDDKGAGSLTALPFIETQAGDIGAYIPTNVISITDGQIFLQSDLFFAGVRPAIDAGLSVSRVGGSAQIKAMKKVAGTLRLDLASYRELEAFTQFGSDLDAATQAKLNRGARTVEVLKQGLHQPLAVEKQVFILFALTKGFLDDVEVESVSRFETEMYTFLEHNYKELLSQIKDTGALADEDAMRNAIDDFKKTFQG; from the coding sequence ATGAGCATCAGAGCGGATGAAATCAGCTCTCTGTTAAAAAAACAGATAGAAGGTTATCAATCTGAAATTGAAGTGAATGATGTAGGAACCGTCATCCGTATCGGAGACGGAATTGCAGTGGCCCATGGCTTACAAAACGCGATGGCTGGAGAACTGCTTGAGTTTCAAAACGGTGTCATGGGAATGGCACAAAATTTAGAGGAAAATACCGTGGGGATTATTATACTTGGTCCGTTTATCGATATTCGCGAAGGTGATGAAGTACGACGTACAGGCCGGATCATGGAAGTACCCGTAGGAGAAGAATTACTCGGTCGGGTAGTTAATCCGTTAGGCCAGCCCCTTGATGGTATGGGCCCAATCGAAACAGGCAAAACGCGACCAATTGAGGCTCAGGCTCCAGGCGTAATGGATCGTAAATCTGTACATGAACCGTTACAAACGGGAATTAAAGCGATTGACTCTCTTATTCCTATTGGTCGTGGTCAGCGGGAGCTTATTATAGGTGATAGACAAACGGGTAAAACCGCTATTGCAATTGACACAATCATTAACCAGAAAAATGAAGATATGATATGTATTTACGTGGCAATTGGGCAAAAAGAATCAACTGTTGCTGGTGTGGTAGATACACTTCGCCAACATGGAGCACTTGATTACACTATCGTTGTGACAGCTAGTGCGTCGCAACCGGCACCATTGTTGTTCCTTGCACCATATGCAGGGGTAACGATGGGTGAGGAGTTTATGTATGATGGCAAACATGTCCTTGTCATTTATGATGATTTGACTAAACAGGCAGCAGCCTATCGTGAACTTTCCTTGTTATTAAAACGTCCACCAGGTCGTGAAGCATTTCCAGGGGACGTCTTCTATCTTCACTCACGTCTTCTTGAGCGTGCCGCAAAGCTCAGTGACGATAAAGGAGCAGGCTCTTTAACAGCCCTTCCATTTATTGAAACACAAGCAGGAGATATTGGAGCGTACATTCCGACAAACGTTATTTCCATCACTGATGGACAGATTTTCCTTCAATCTGACTTATTCTTCGCAGGGGTTCGTCCTGCTATTGACGCTGGTCTATCTGTATCACGTGTAGGTGGCTCAGCACAAATTAAAGCGATGAAGAAAGTTGCGGGGACACTGCGTCTTGACTTGGCCTCTTATCGTGAGCTAGAAGCTTTTACCCAATTCGGTTCAGATTTGGATGCAGCAACACAAGCCAAGTTAAACCGGGGAGCACGAACTGTTGAAGTGTTAAAACAAGGTCTGCATCAGCCATTAGCTGTTGAAAAGCAAGTATTTATTCTTTTTGCTTTAACGAAGGGCTTTTTAGATGATGTTGAGGTGGAAAGTGTCAGCCGTTTCGAAACGGAAATGTATACTTTCTTAGAGCACAATTATAAAGAGTTATTGTCTCAAATTAAGGATACAGGGGCGCTTGCAGATGAGGACGCGATGAGGAACGCGATTGACGACTTCAAAAAAACGTTCCAAGGATAA
- a CDS encoding NADH-quinone oxidoreductase subunit J family protein, whose product MNGQMIFFTLFAVIAISGAVLMIALQKISHRIVSMVFSFFAVAGLYFLLGAEFIGIVQIMVYVGAITILFVFGMMMTEHRNIGFGPDPHKWQRGLSFVGVLTLLIIMLYGIFNMDLPNTPQPYIGTVESIGIELYGHYFIAFLGSAFLLTAALIGAVVIARKEAE is encoded by the coding sequence GTGAATGGCCAAATGATATTCTTTACACTATTTGCTGTTATTGCTATTTCAGGGGCTGTGTTAATGATAGCTTTGCAAAAAATTTCACACCGCATTGTGTCTATGGTATTTAGTTTTTTTGCTGTTGCAGGGCTCTATTTTCTTTTAGGTGCTGAATTTATCGGTATTGTCCAGATCATGGTTTATGTAGGGGCAATCACCATTTTATTTGTGTTTGGGATGATGATGACAGAGCACCGCAATATTGGTTTTGGACCGGATCCCCATAAGTGGCAACGGGGGCTAAGCTTTGTGGGAGTTTTAACCTTACTCATTATCATGCTTTACGGCATCTTTAATATGGACCTTCCTAATACACCACAGCCATATATTGGCACGGTAGAAAGCATAGGTATTGAGCTTTATGGTCATTACTTTATCGCATTTCTCGGCTCAGCTTTTCTGCTAACCGCAGCTCTCATTGGGGCTGTCGTCATTGCGAGAAAGGAGGCCGAATAA
- a CDS encoding NADH-quinone oxidoreductase subunit C, translated as MSQDVLDLVLNKLQAQLGPDAIKDGKLNFEKPMVTISSDHWDEHTGRFLRDDKALQFDFLSCVTGVDYDEHMEVIYNLYSTTHDHYLYLKVIASKEKPIVHSAEPVWKSADYMERETYDLLGIDFPGHWRLKRILLDDEWEGHPLRKDYVTDKKALGLD; from the coding sequence ATGAGTCAGGATGTGCTGGATCTTGTTCTGAACAAACTACAAGCGCAACTCGGCCCAGATGCCATAAAAGACGGGAAGCTCAATTTTGAGAAGCCTATGGTAACTATCTCTAGTGACCATTGGGATGAACATACAGGCCGTTTCCTTCGAGATGACAAGGCTCTACAGTTTGACTTTCTTTCATGTGTCACAGGCGTTGACTATGACGAACATATGGAAGTAATATACAACCTTTATTCCACAACTCATGACCATTATTTATATTTAAAAGTAATTGCGTCCAAAGAAAAGCCAATAGTGCACTCAGCAGAGCCTGTTTGGAAATCAGCGGATTACATGGAAAGAGAGACATATGATCTACTAGGCATCGACTTTCCAGGCCATTGGCGCTTAAAACGTATATTACTTGATGACGAATGGGAAGGTCATCCACTTCGTAAAGATTACGTCACAGATAAAAAAGCGCTCGGCTTAGATTAA
- a CDS encoding NADH-quinone oxidoreductase subunit D codes for MAELKTETMTLNMGPQHPSTHGVFRLQLKVDGETIVEAVPIMGYLHRGSEKLAEGFLYSQFIPYTDRLDYLNAMTNNYIYCAAIEELLEWDIPERAEYLRVITMELNRIASHLVWWGTYLLDIGAMSPFLYAFRDRETILDRLNEISGARMTFNYHRIGGVKWDAPEGWIAKVQETVKELYENIQTFDTLVTGNEIFQARTIGVGRLSKEDVINWGLSGPIARGSGIDIDIRKTEPYSLYDRFDFDVVTEEEGDVYARYKVRIGEMFQSLKIIEQACDQIPDGDIITKKGKRIMMIKPPAGEVYKRAEASKGEIGVYAISNGKNKPYRIKLRRPSFVNVSILQALLVGESIQNLVAIFGSLDVVLGEVDA; via the coding sequence ATGGCAGAATTAAAAACAGAAACGATGACGCTCAATATGGGACCACAGCACCCAAGTACGCATGGCGTTTTTCGTTTACAGCTGAAAGTGGATGGGGAAACAATTGTAGAAGCAGTACCCATTATGGGATATCTTCATCGAGGTTCAGAAAAATTAGCTGAAGGCTTTTTGTACTCACAATTTATTCCTTATACTGATCGCCTCGATTACTTAAATGCTATGACGAATAATTATATTTACTGTGCGGCTATTGAAGAATTATTAGAGTGGGATATTCCAGAGCGAGCAGAATATTTACGTGTTATTACGATGGAATTAAATCGCATTGCGAGCCATCTTGTTTGGTGGGGAACGTATTTGTTAGATATAGGAGCCATGAGTCCTTTCCTTTACGCTTTCAGAGATAGAGAGACGATACTGGACCGATTAAATGAAATTAGCGGAGCAAGAATGACATTTAATTACCACCGTATCGGTGGTGTTAAATGGGATGCCCCAGAGGGCTGGATTGCGAAAGTTCAAGAAACGGTGAAGGAGCTGTACGAGAATATTCAAACATTTGATACGCTCGTGACAGGAAATGAAATCTTTCAAGCACGAACGATTGGTGTCGGAAGATTGTCAAAAGAAGATGTAATAAATTGGGGCTTATCAGGACCGATAGCGAGGGGAAGCGGGATTGATATTGATATAAGAAAAACAGAGCCCTACTCTCTGTATGACCGTTTTGATTTTGATGTTGTGACGGAAGAGGAGGGGGATGTTTATGCAAGATATAAAGTCCGTATTGGTGAGATGTTTCAATCCTTGAAAATCATTGAACAGGCCTGTGACCAAATTCCTGACGGAGATATTATCACAAAAAAAGGAAAGCGAATTATGATGATTAAGCCACCGGCTGGTGAAGTGTATAAACGGGCAGAAGCTTCCAAAGGGGAGATTGGTGTCTATGCCATTAGTAATGGCAAAAATAAGCCCTACCGCATTAAACTTCGTCGTCCCTCCTTTGTAAATGTCTCTATTTTACAAGCGCTGTTAGTAGGGGAGTCGATCCAAAATTTAGTTGCCATTTTCGGGAGCCTCGATGTGGTGCTTGGAGAGGTTGATGCTTGA
- the nuoL gene encoding NADH-quinone oxidoreductase subunit L: MLQSAWLIPVFPLIAFLILLFAGRLLKEKSPYVGIAALALSFILSVSVLIERIGGETYTYVVNWLAFGDSFVTMGFEVTPLNAMMLIIVTLVSLVVHIFSKEYMHDDSRIHIFYAYLGLFSFSMLGLVLAPNILQLFIFWELVGLCSFLLVGFWYFKPEAAAAAKKAFLTTRIGDVGLLIGLVLLFNETGSFDYSRIYSTIENGLINDTMLTVTALLIFMGAVGKSAQFPLHVWLPDAMEGPTPVSALIHAATMVAAGVYLVAVMYPLFLASPTALTVVAYIGALTAFLAATMAIVKTDIKRVLAYSTISQLGFMMLALGTAGYVAGLFHLMTHAFFKALLFLGAGSVIYAVHHRQDIRHMGGLWHKMRLTSITFLIGALAISGIFPLAGFWSKEEILASTLLNGNGLLFGLALVTAFMTAFYMFRLFFKTFTGEYRGGDHDDSTANDPLVDTYDAADVAEADNPRDDTSQKDVTSSPDVGQEHYEAPKENSPLMTYPLIILALLAVVAGFVNLPVLGHPLENFLTSGLSIGVQPHGELWLAALSLLVALGGIGLAWAIYYKGLIAETFFSKKAPYLHKLLLNNYYLDKIYAATVIKPIVGLGRFLWEVDKMVIDGLVKLVGYSSVGIGKRLGRGHNGQLQTYGLVSVFGGIIIIAAVFLLRGYIG; the protein is encoded by the coding sequence ATGCTACAAAGTGCCTGGTTAATACCGGTTTTTCCACTTATCGCCTTCCTCATTTTGCTATTTGCTGGACGGCTACTTAAGGAAAAGTCGCCATATGTCGGGATAGCAGCTTTGGCTCTTTCATTTATCCTATCCGTAAGTGTTCTAATCGAACGGATAGGCGGAGAAACTTATACGTATGTTGTAAACTGGTTAGCATTTGGTGACTCCTTTGTCACGATGGGATTTGAGGTTACCCCATTAAATGCTATGATGCTGATCATTGTCACTCTCGTCAGTCTAGTCGTGCATATTTTTTCAAAGGAATATATGCATGATGACAGTAGAATCCATATCTTTTATGCTTATTTAGGTTTATTTTCTTTTTCAATGTTAGGTCTAGTTCTTGCTCCAAATATTTTACAGTTATTTATATTTTGGGAGTTAGTTGGCCTTTGCTCGTTCCTGCTTGTTGGATTCTGGTATTTTAAGCCTGAAGCTGCTGCGGCGGCAAAGAAAGCCTTTTTGACTACTAGAATAGGAGATGTTGGGCTTTTAATAGGTCTCGTTTTACTATTTAACGAGACCGGAAGTTTTGATTATAGCCGAATCTATAGCACGATTGAGAACGGTTTGATTAATGACACCATGCTGACTGTTACCGCCCTTCTAATTTTCATGGGGGCTGTTGGGAAATCAGCACAATTTCCACTTCATGTCTGGTTGCCAGATGCGATGGAAGGCCCTACTCCAGTCAGTGCCTTAATACATGCGGCAACGATGGTAGCAGCGGGTGTTTACTTAGTAGCTGTTATGTATCCTCTTTTCTTAGCATCACCTACAGCCTTGACAGTAGTGGCGTATATCGGTGCTTTAACAGCTTTTCTAGCAGCTACCATGGCAATTGTGAAAACAGATATAAAACGAGTATTGGCCTACTCGACCATCAGTCAATTAGGATTTATGATGCTAGCGTTAGGTACTGCTGGTTATGTGGCTGGCTTATTTCATCTAATGACGCATGCCTTCTTTAAAGCCTTACTTTTCCTTGGTGCAGGTAGTGTGATTTATGCGGTTCATCACCGACAAGATATTCGCCATATGGGTGGTTTGTGGCATAAGATGCGTCTGACGTCCATTACATTTTTGATCGGTGCTTTAGCTATTTCAGGTATATTTCCATTGGCTGGTTTCTGGAGTAAAGAAGAAATTCTGGCTTCTACCTTATTAAATGGAAATGGTCTTCTGTTTGGTTTAGCTCTCGTAACCGCTTTTATGACAGCCTTTTATATGTTTCGCCTCTTTTTTAAAACATTTACAGGGGAGTACCGTGGCGGGGACCATGATGATTCAACAGCTAACGATCCACTAGTTGACACGTATGATGCAGCTGACGTGGCAGAAGCTGATAATCCGCGTGATGATACCTCACAAAAAGATGTGACATCCTCCCCTGATGTAGGGCAAGAACATTATGAGGCGCCGAAGGAAAATTCACCACTCATGACGTACCCATTGATTATCCTTGCCCTTTTAGCTGTCGTGGCAGGTTTCGTCAATTTACCTGTATTAGGGCACCCATTGGAAAACTTCCTTACGTCCGGTTTGAGTATAGGTGTTCAACCGCATGGGGAATTGTGGCTTGCTGCATTATCATTGTTAGTGGCTTTAGGAGGTATCGGCCTTGCGTGGGCGATCTATTATAAGGGTCTTATTGCTGAGACATTTTTTTCTAAAAAAGCTCCTTACCTTCATAAGCTTCTTTTAAACAACTACTACTTAGACAAAATTTATGCCGCCACTGTGATTAAACCAATCGTTGGTTTAGGACGATTTTTATGGGAAGTGGATAAGATGGTTATTGATGGTCTCGTTAAGCTCGTAGGTTACTCATCAGTTGGGATCGGAAAGAGACTTGGACGTGGTCACAATGGCCAACTACAAACGTATGGACTAGTTTCTGTATTTGGTGGAATTATTATTATCGCGGCTGTCTTTTTGCTAAGGGGGTATATCGGATGA
- the nuoK gene encoding NADH-quinone oxidoreductase subunit NuoK, translating to MVPITLFLALAAILFCVGLYGVLTRRHLVIVLASIELMLNSVNINLVAFSAIGPFANISGQVFTLFVITVAAAEAAVGLAILIALYRNRHTIDVIKHDLLRW from the coding sequence ATGGTTCCTATCACACTATTTTTAGCACTTGCAGCCATTTTATTTTGCGTTGGATTATATGGCGTTTTAACGCGACGCCATCTTGTCATTGTTCTTGCTAGTATTGAACTGATGCTAAACTCAGTCAATATAAATTTGGTAGCTTTCTCAGCTATAGGGCCATTTGCGAACATATCTGGGCAAGTGTTTACTTTGTTTGTTATTACGGTTGCTGCGGCTGAAGCTGCTGTAGGACTTGCCATTCTCATTGCCCTGTATAGAAACCGTCACACAATTGATGTTATTAAGCATGATTTATTGCGGTGGTAA
- a CDS encoding F0F1 ATP synthase subunit epsilon yields the protein MKTMHTNVVTPDGSVFNGDTEMVSVRTSEGELGILPSHLPLVTSLTIGAIRIKKDSKVQLIAVSGGFMEVRPDEVTILAESAELPSDIDITRARAAKERAERRLAEAKKDNIDFKRAELALKRAINRLEVSENRM from the coding sequence ATGAAGACGATGCATACGAATGTCGTCACTCCTGATGGCAGTGTTTTTAACGGAGATACCGAAATGGTGAGTGTAAGAACTTCGGAAGGCGAATTGGGTATCCTCCCTAGTCACCTTCCGCTAGTGACGTCTTTAACGATCGGAGCCATCCGGATAAAGAAAGACTCCAAAGTTCAACTTATAGCTGTCAGCGGTGGATTTATGGAAGTTCGACCTGACGAAGTCACTATTTTAGCAGAGTCGGCAGAATTACCATCTGATATAGACATTACACGAGCTCGGGCAGCAAAAGAACGTGCTGAACGCCGTCTTGCTGAAGCCAAAAAAGACAACATTGATTTCAAACGGGCTGAATTAGCGCTTAAACGCGCTATTAACCGATTGGAAGTGTCCGAGAATAGAATGTAA
- the nuoH gene encoding NADH-quinone oxidoreductase subunit NuoH produces MDYLLMFLYAVAVLIVLLGGVTFAILAERKVIGYIQLRPGPNRHGPWGTAQTIADVVKLLLKEDIIPAKADKKIFVLAPVLAFAPAFSVMAVLVYSSSIGGADINIGVLYFLGVSSITMLGVLMGGWSSNNKYALLGSIRGVAQMVSYELPLILSIVGIIILVGSLNMTDIVNYQADMGMWFIVPQFLAFIVYMISSIAELNRSPFDLPEAESELVAGYFTEYSGFRFAMFMLAEYTYAIAIAGLATTLFLGGWLGPAFLPGIVWFLLKVCAVMFIWFWLTATLPRARVDQLMNFGWKVLIPLALLNIVVTAIIKVWMG; encoded by the coding sequence ATGGATTATTTACTGATGTTTTTATATGCTGTTGCCGTTTTGATTGTCTTATTAGGTGGCGTGACATTTGCCATATTAGCTGAACGAAAAGTCATCGGTTACATTCAACTAAGGCCTGGTCCAAATCGTCATGGACCATGGGGGACAGCACAAACGATTGCAGACGTTGTTAAATTATTGCTAAAAGAAGATATTATACCTGCTAAAGCAGACAAAAAAATCTTTGTATTAGCCCCAGTTTTAGCTTTTGCACCAGCATTCTCAGTGATGGCTGTACTCGTATACAGCAGTTCAATAGGTGGAGCAGATATCAATATCGGTGTGTTATATTTTCTTGGTGTATCGTCCATCACAATGCTTGGTGTCTTAATGGGAGGATGGAGTTCTAACAACAAGTATGCCCTACTCGGTTCAATTCGAGGGGTCGCCCAGATGGTCAGCTATGAATTACCTCTAATACTCTCCATTGTCGGTATTATCATTCTCGTTGGTTCACTGAATATGACGGATATCGTCAATTATCAGGCAGATATGGGAATGTGGTTTATCGTACCGCAATTTCTTGCTTTCATTGTCTATATGATTTCCTCTATTGCAGAATTGAATCGTTCACCTTTTGATTTACCTGAAGCAGAATCGGAGCTTGTGGCCGGCTATTTTACTGAATACTCAGGTTTTCGATTTGCTATGTTTATGCTAGCAGAGTATACCTATGCCATTGCCATAGCAGGACTTGCCACAACCTTGTTTCTCGGAGGCTGGCTTGGCCCGGCATTTTTGCCAGGGATCGTATGGTTTTTACTTAAAGTATGTGCCGTTATGTTCATCTGGTTCTGGCTTACAGCTACGTTGCCGCGGGCTCGGGTGGATCAACTCATGAACTTCGGCTGGAAAGTACTTATACCTTTGGCGCTTCTTAACATCGTAGTGACGGCGATTATTAAAGTGTGGATGGGGTGA
- a CDS encoding NADH-quinone oxidoreductase subunit A, with protein sequence MGLQAYYDNYILVLIFMLLGVALPVASLTFGRLLRPKNPYAEKITTYESGIQPEGDAQVRYHVAYYIVALEFIIFDVETVFLIPWAVALEHLGWVGLNMMLVFIVILALGIAYSWKKKVLEWS encoded by the coding sequence ATGGGGCTTCAAGCCTATTATGACAATTACATTCTCGTTCTGATCTTTATGTTACTTGGTGTGGCGCTTCCTGTTGCTTCGCTTACATTTGGACGGCTATTAAGGCCAAAAAATCCTTATGCAGAGAAGATAACCACATATGAAAGTGGGATTCAACCAGAAGGTGACGCTCAAGTACGCTATCATGTGGCCTACTACATTGTAGCGCTAGAGTTTATCATTTTTGATGTTGAAACCGTTTTCTTAATTCCGTGGGCCGTTGCTCTTGAGCATCTTGGCTGGGTTGGCCTTAACATGATGCTTGTTTTTATTGTTATTCTAGCGTTAGGTATTGCCTATTCTTGGAAAAAGAAGGTGTTAGAATGGAGTTGA
- the atpD gene encoding F0F1 ATP synthase subunit beta yields the protein MNKGHVTQVTGPVVDIQFQRGQLPEIYNAIKIQHKAQSSGEVDVDLTLEVALHLGDDTVRTIAMASTDGLVRGMEAVDAGGPISVPVGDATLGRVFNVLGDNIDLDEAIGAEVQRDPIHREAPAYDELSTQTEILETGIKVVDLLAPYVKGGKIGLFGGAGVGKTVLIQELINNIAQEHGGISVFAGVGERTREGNDLYYEMKDSGVINKTAMVFGQMNEPPGARMRVALTGLTMAEHFRDVKGADVLLFIDNIFRFTQAGMEVSALLGRMPSAVGYQPTLSTEMGQLQERITSTKKGSVTSIQAIYVPADDYTDPAPATTFAHLDATTNLERKLSEMGIYPAVDPLASTSRALSPEIVGEEHYEVAREVQVTLQKYRELQDIIAILGMDELSEEDKLTVSRARRIQFFLSQNFHVAEQFTGQPGSYVPVKETIKGFREILDGKHDDVPEDAFRLVGRIEDVLENAKQMQ from the coding sequence ATGAATAAAGGACACGTCACGCAAGTAACAGGTCCGGTGGTGGATATTCAATTCCAACGCGGGCAATTACCTGAAATTTACAACGCGATAAAAATTCAACATAAAGCCCAATCATCTGGGGAAGTAGACGTTGATTTGACATTAGAAGTGGCTTTGCACCTCGGTGACGATACTGTGCGTACGATCGCGATGGCTTCAACAGATGGGCTTGTTCGTGGCATGGAAGCTGTTGATGCAGGTGGGCCGATCTCCGTACCTGTTGGTGATGCTACCTTAGGTCGTGTTTTTAATGTCCTAGGTGATAATATTGATTTAGATGAAGCAATTGGTGCTGAAGTCCAACGTGACCCGATTCACCGAGAGGCGCCTGCCTATGATGAGCTTTCTACACAGACAGAGATTCTTGAAACTGGGATTAAAGTTGTTGATTTACTTGCTCCTTACGTAAAAGGTGGGAAAATTGGTCTATTCGGTGGTGCTGGCGTAGGTAAAACCGTTTTAATCCAAGAGTTAATTAACAACATTGCCCAAGAGCATGGTGGGATTTCCGTATTTGCTGGTGTCGGAGAAAGAACACGTGAAGGTAATGACTTGTATTATGAGATGAAGGACTCTGGTGTTATTAATAAAACAGCTATGGTATTCGGTCAGATGAATGAGCCGCCTGGGGCGCGTATGCGAGTTGCCTTAACAGGGCTTACAATGGCAGAACACTTCCGTGATGTAAAAGGAGCAGACGTCCTTCTTTTTATTGACAATATTTTCCGATTTACTCAAGCTGGTATGGAAGTTTCGGCCCTTCTCGGCCGTATGCCATCAGCTGTAGGTTATCAGCCAACACTATCCACGGAAATGGGTCAATTACAAGAGCGAATTACATCGACGAAAAAAGGTTCTGTTACGTCTATTCAAGCTATTTATGTACCGGCAGATGACTATACTGACCCTGCACCAGCGACAACTTTCGCTCACCTTGACGCTACAACCAACTTGGAAAGAAAGCTTTCGGAAATGGGGATTTATCCAGCGGTGGATCCGTTAGCATCAACGTCACGAGCGCTCTCACCAGAAATAGTAGGAGAAGAGCATTATGAGGTGGCAAGGGAAGTTCAAGTTACGTTACAGAAATACCGTGAATTACAAGATATCATTGCAATTTTAGGTATGGACGAACTATCTGAAGAAGATAAACTAACGGTTAGCCGTGCTCGCCGAATTCAATTTTTCTTATCGCAAAACTTCCATGTGGCTGAGCAATTTACTGGACAGCCTGGTTCGTACGTGCCGGTTAAAGAAACAATTAAAGGATTCCGTGAGATTCTTGACGGTAAGCATGATGATGTTCCAGAGGATGCTTTTAGACTGGTTGGCCGTATCGAGGATGTCCTCGAAAACGCAAAGCAAATGCAATAA
- the atpG gene encoding ATP synthase F1 subunit gamma, whose product MASLKEIKTRISSTKKTKQITKAMEMVSAAKLNKAQSKAEAFQPYTDKIREVVTSIAGGTEGLSHPMLETRDKVKKTGYIVITSDRGLCGAYNSGLLRETVRLINERHASPDEYGIVVMGRIGRDFFKKRNMPIFQEITGLADQPDYNDIKNIASTTVEMFEDGVFDHVYIHYNHFVSAISQQVTETQLLPLTSFDTTGEAEKEPNNLEYIYEPNAESILEDLLPHYAESLIFGALLDGKASEFGARMSAMRSATDNADNMIDDLTLVYNRARQAAITQEINEIVGGAAAQG is encoded by the coding sequence ATGGCTTCTTTAAAAGAGATTAAAACACGCATAAGCTCGACTAAGAAAACAAAACAGATTACGAAAGCCATGGAAATGGTATCTGCTGCCAAACTTAATAAAGCTCAAAGTAAGGCAGAGGCCTTTCAGCCATATACAGATAAAATCCGAGAAGTGGTGACTAGTATTGCGGGTGGTACAGAAGGCTTAAGTCATCCAATGCTTGAAACGCGTGATAAAGTAAAGAAAACAGGGTATATCGTGATAACGTCCGATCGAGGGCTTTGTGGTGCTTATAACAGCGGCCTTCTCCGGGAAACGGTACGCCTCATTAACGAACGCCATGCCTCGCCTGATGAGTATGGAATTGTCGTTATGGGACGTATAGGACGAGATTTCTTCAAAAAGAGAAATATGCCGATTTTTCAAGAAATTACTGGCTTGGCAGATCAGCCGGATTATAATGATATTAAAAATATCGCGTCAACAACTGTTGAGATGTTCGAAGATGGTGTGTTTGATCACGTATACATCCATTACAACCATTTTGTCAGTGCGATTAGTCAGCAAGTGACGGAAACGCAATTATTGCCGCTCACAAGCTTCGATACTACTGGTGAGGCAGAAAAAGAGCCTAATAATTTGGAGTACATTTATGAACCGAATGCGGAATCCATTCTTGAGGATCTGCTACCTCACTATGCAGAATCACTTATTTTCGGTGCGTTGTTAGATGGGAAAGCAAGTGAATTCGGTGCAAGAATGTCTGCTATGCGTTCAGCTACTGATAATGCTGATAATATGATTGATGATTTAACCTTAGTTTATAACCGTGCACGCCAAGCGGCGATCACACAAGAAATTAACGAAATTGTTGGTGGTGCAGCAGCTCAAGGTTAG